GGCCGCGAGACAGTAGTGGTGACGGACGTGGTGGTGGAACGCGTCGAGGAACTCATCGGGGGTGCGGTCGGCGAGCCCGCCCGGCGGGAACGAGTAGTTCACCGGCGTGCGCCCACAGTCCGTGCAGGCGATGGTGAGGAGTTCGTTCGCGTACCGCGCCTCCAGGTCGCCGTCGCACTCGTAGCAGGCGCCCGGCGCGTCGAACGGACCGACCTCCCCGCGGCCGGTGAACGTCCCCGCGAACACCGAGCGCACGACCTTCCATCCCGGCGTCCGGAATTCGTACCCCTCCACGCAATCTCCTGCGGCCACGGCGTCGTCGCCGGCGGCGGTGCCTGCGTCGCCGGCGGCTGTGCCCGCGCCGTCGGCACCGTCGGGGTCGTCGTCGACAGCGTCGTCGCCGCACTCGACCTTGCGGACGAAGTGATCGAGCAACTGCTTCAGGTGGTAGTTGAAGTGGGCGCTGTCGTCCAGGTCGGTGCGCTCGTACAGCTCCGAGAACGCGACCGGTCGGTCGTCCTCGCGCTCGATCGTCGCCTCGTGCAGCGACTGGAGGATGTCGATGCGCGTCTCGTTGCCGAGGAGGGCGAACGCCTCCGCCGGGTCGAGGTCCGCCTCGCCCGCGTGGTCGACGGCCTCCTCCGCGGATCTGCTCATACGTTGTCGTGCGTCATCGTTCGATAAAATCGTTGGGTCGCCTCCGGCCGGCGCGCCGGCTCACTCGAACGCGATCCGCACCGCCTCGTCGTCGTCGCCGACGCGGGCGCCCTCCTGCCCGGCGAAGGCGTCGCGGAGGCGCTCCCACGTGTCCTCCAGCGCCTCGACGATCACCTTCGTGTCCGAGATGACGGGCATGAAGTTCGTGTCGC
This genomic stretch from Halobaculum roseum harbors:
- a CDS encoding winged helix-turn-helix domain-containing protein; the protein is MSRSAEEAVDHAGEADLDPAEAFALLGNETRIDILQSLHEATIEREDDRPVAFSELYERTDLDDSAHFNYHLKQLLDHFVRKVECGDDAVDDDPDGADGAGTAAGDAGTAAGDDAVAAGDCVEGYEFRTPGWKVVRSVFAGTFTGRGEVGPFDAPGACYECDGDLEARYANELLTIACTDCGRTPVNYSFPPGGLADRTPDEFLDAFHHHVRHHYCLAADGVCPECMGRMETELVDDIAVPGQEVAVRHTCGRCDNRLTSAVGVNLLDTAPVLTFFSDRGVDLTTEPFWTHPWTVSDVHTTLVSEEPLRVRLDLPCDGDTIRVTVDETLEVLATEVEAETETEAETETTAVDAAAED